A stretch of the Archangium violaceum genome encodes the following:
- the thpR gene encoding RNA 2',3'-cyclic phosphodiesterase, with translation MRLFVAVTLGKTIESEATAALQRLKGLAPRVRWVPPANLHLTLSFLGEVEAERLPAVKDALMGVGPKHAPLVLTIEGGGSFGSPSHPRVLWAGVGGDTKALGALQADVAGALKPLGFEPEHREYAAHLTLARAKVPRGDRELAECVRALQDAKWGEARVDRLVLFESLGGQYHSRAEVPLAPTMQ, from the coding sequence ATGCGCCTCTTCGTCGCCGTCACGCTTGGGAAGACCATCGAATCCGAGGCCACCGCGGCCCTCCAACGTCTCAAGGGCCTGGCGCCTCGAGTGCGCTGGGTGCCGCCAGCCAACCTGCACCTCACCCTGAGCTTCCTCGGAGAGGTGGAGGCCGAGCGGCTGCCCGCCGTGAAGGACGCCCTGATGGGCGTGGGACCGAAACACGCCCCCCTGGTGCTGACCATCGAGGGTGGGGGGAGCTTCGGCTCGCCATCGCATCCCCGGGTGCTATGGGCGGGAGTGGGCGGAGACACGAAGGCCCTGGGGGCGCTGCAGGCGGATGTCGCCGGAGCGCTGAAGCCGCTGGGCTTCGAGCCCGAGCACCGCGAGTACGCCGCGCACCTCACGCTGGCGCGGGCGAAGGTCCCCCGGGGAGACCGGGAGCTGGCCGAGTGCGTGCGCGCGCTCCAGGACGCGAAGTGGGGCGAGGCACGGGTAGACCGGCTCGTCCTCTTCGAGAGCCTGGGTGGCCAATACCATTCGCGCGCCGAGGTCCCCCTGGCACCCACCATGCAGTGA